Within the Erigeron canadensis isolate Cc75 chromosome 6, C_canadensis_v1, whole genome shotgun sequence genome, the region TATAGTTGTCCAAACAGGTCTAAAACCCTCCTCAATTCTTGAATTTGTGTGCATtataattgtaatattattattgttattattatatgaatatatatcaaTCTGTAtctatttttttgtatattttcttgGTTTGGTTGTGAGTAAAAGGCTGAAAGATTCAAGAAAGTTTGGAACTTGGGTTTAATTAATGGCTGGATATTTGACAACTTCGATTGCATTTCATATAACACCACTTGGGCTATCTGAGTGCTATAATACTACTAGATTACATGTAGCGAGTTTTTCGGAAAGTTTCAGTTCAGACATTTCATCGAACAGTTGGAGGGCGAAACCGAAAGAAGTATCTAGAGGTAGTAGAGTTGATAAGTTTGCCCCCAAGGTTTCGCTTGCATACGGGTCAGTTGTTAAGGAACATTCGGTGTGGGACGATAAATATGAAGAAGTTGGTAATGATGTTGGTGAGGCTGAAGTTGTTTATGAGAACAGGCTGCAGTTTTTGGAGGAAAGAGATGAGAAGAATCTTTCATGGCGCCTGTTGAAGCTTAGTAGGGCGGATAAGGTTAGAAGCGCGCTGGAGCTTTATGCGTCTATGGATTTCATGGGTCTAAGACCTGAATCTCATGCATTTAATGCTCTACTGTCTTGTTTGCTAAGGAATGACGAGCTTGATGATGCGTTGCAAGTTTTTGAATCGATGAAATCGTATGATAGAACAAGTGGACATAGCTATAACTTGATCTTACAAGGGGTTGCTAAAGCTAGAGGCTTTGAAGCGGCGTTTCAAATGTTTGAACAGCTTATGAGCGACGATGATCATAAGAGGAAAGTTGACCAGGTTTTGTTTAACATGATGTTAACATTGTGTCGGGATGAAAAAGATTGGGTCAAAAGCGACAGGGTTTGGAGGATAATGAAGGATAATGACTGTGTTGGGAATTTAGTCACGTATCGTTTGTTGGTTACTATATTTCTTGTGTATTGTCAGTATGGTTTGGCGATTGAAGCGTATCTTGAAATGGTTCAATATGAGGTTGAACCAGATACCCGCACCACTGAAGCTGTTATAATGGCGTTTGCTAAAGATGGAAGATGGGATTTTGCGTTAAGTGTGTTTCGTGGTAtgatgaaaagaaaagagaatccGAATATTATCATATTCAATGCCTTAATTCATTCACTTGGGAACAATGGTCAGGTTAATCTTGCCTTTAAAGTCTACGAT harbors:
- the LOC122606022 gene encoding pentatricopeptide repeat-containing protein At3g29290, giving the protein MAGYLTTSIAFHITPLGLSECYNTTRLHVASFSESFSSDISSNSWRAKPKEVSRGSRVDKFAPKVSLAYGSVVKEHSVWDDKYEEVGNDVGEAEVVYENRLQFLEERDEKNLSWRLLKLSRADKVRSALELYASMDFMGLRPESHAFNALLSCLLRNDELDDALQVFESMKSYDRTSGHSYNLILQGVAKARGFEAAFQMFEQLMSDDDHKRKVDQVLFNMMLTLCRDEKDWVKSDRVWRIMKDNDCVGNLVTYRLLVTIFLVYCQYGLAIEAYLEMVQYEVEPDTRTTEAVIMAFAKDGRWDFALSVFRGMMKRKENPNIIIFNALIHSLGNNGQVNLAFKVYDCMKSLGHVPTSYTWNALLVALCRAEQYGDALRLFERVQQETPSALGLHLYNTALTACKSLGAWRRGLQILWEMENLGLPIHVTSYCRVIGACEVGNEPRVALQVYQRMVHQKQTPDTLTLLSLIRSCVWGSLYDEVHEILKIVPPNAHLYNAAVQGFCLRKRTESATKLYQEMRELRLSADHKTRAMMLQFLPRS